CGCGTGCGCTTTGCCGGATCTGCTCCTCGCGTGCGCAGTGCCGGATCTGCTCCTCGCGTGCGCGGCGTCACGGACGCAACTCGATTACCGTCTTACCGATTCGTACCGGTGTTCCGATCGAAACCCTTACCGCTGTTGTCACCTTCGCCCTGTCAAGGTATGTGCCGTTGGTCGATCCTAGGTCCTCGACGTACCACTCCGAACCTCGTGGCGAGAGCCGGGCGTGGCGCGTCGAAGCGTAATCATCGGTGAGCACCAGGGTGGAGTCGTCGGCGCGGCCGATCAGCACGGGCTGGGCACCCAACGTGATGCGGGTACCGGCCAGTGCGCCCTCGGTGACCACCAATTGCCGCGCGATGTGGCGCTTGTCCCGGCTCGGCAACAGCGAGCCGCGGAGAGCCAACCCCCGGCGAACCATCACCGCGCCCGTGGGCGCATAGATATCGGTCCGCAGGATGCGCAGCACCGACCAGATGAACAGCCACAGCAGCAGGAGGAATCCGACGCGCGTCAGTTGCAGCACTAACCCCTGCATCTGACGTCCTCTCCGTATCCGCCCCACTGATGCCGCTCAGCTACCGTCGGCAACGTCACGATACTTGGACGGTGTTCGCCGTGAGGGCGAAGCGGGGTGCTTGCCACTCAGGTGTGTCCGGTCTCGCCAGGCTCAGTGCACGCGCACGATGATCTCGGAATGGCCCAGCCGGATCACATCGCCGTCGGCCAACTGCCACTCCTGCACCGGTGCGTTGTTCACCGTGGTGCCGTTGGTGGAGTTGAGGTCTGACAGCAACGCGACCTGGCCGTCCCACCGGATCTCCAGATGCCGGCGTGACAC
The window above is part of the Mycolicibacterium fortuitum subsp. fortuitum genome. Proteins encoded here:
- a CDS encoding FHA domain-containing protein FhaB/FipA is translated as MQGLVLQLTRVGFLLLLWLFIWSVLRILRTDIYAPTGAVMVRRGLALRGSLLPSRDKRHIARQLVVTEGALAGTRITLGAQPVLIGRADDSTLVLTDDYASTRHARLSPRGSEWYVEDLGSTNGTYLDRAKVTTAVRVSIGTPVRIGKTVIELRP